A region from the Cryptosporangium arvum DSM 44712 genome encodes:
- a CDS encoding aromatic ring-hydroxylating dioxygenase subunit alpha — MTSIVQNQWYVAAYGREIGRDLFSRTICGESILFWRTEAGAVTAMSDRCVHRRFPLSESPSHLLGDTVVCGYHGFTYGADGKCVAVPGQTRVPRTARLRSYPVVEQDSFVWVFIGDPSLAETVGIPRAPWLALDGWTAVSGMEPLAARASLLVDNLLDLSHETYLHGGYIGTPEVAETPITTEVDEDAGVVHVSRRMADAACPPFYAKSTGITGRITRWQDIEYTPPCLYKLHSRIAPAGVLPNSDGTDPDAFHVEVVYAITPETEHSTHDFWAVARDFALDDQGVSDFLAESNRTVVLQDVAALDVLERVIATEPDGYQELSINIDTGGLAARRMLARMAAGDRAGGDRAAGDRAGDPAAV, encoded by the coding sequence CGTCGATCGTGCAAAACCAGTGGTACGTGGCCGCCTACGGGCGGGAGATCGGACGCGATCTGTTCTCCCGCACGATCTGCGGCGAATCGATCCTGTTCTGGCGCACCGAGGCCGGTGCGGTGACCGCGATGTCCGATCGGTGCGTGCACCGGCGGTTCCCGCTCTCGGAGAGCCCGAGCCACCTGCTCGGCGACACCGTCGTCTGCGGCTACCACGGGTTCACCTACGGCGCGGACGGCAAGTGCGTCGCGGTGCCCGGCCAGACCCGGGTCCCCCGCACCGCGCGGTTACGGTCGTATCCCGTCGTCGAGCAGGACTCGTTCGTCTGGGTGTTCATCGGCGATCCCTCGCTGGCCGAGACGGTCGGCATCCCGCGGGCGCCCTGGCTGGCACTGGACGGTTGGACCGCGGTCTCCGGCATGGAGCCGCTGGCCGCCCGGGCGAGCCTGCTCGTCGACAACCTGCTCGACCTGTCGCACGAGACCTACCTGCACGGCGGGTACATCGGCACCCCGGAGGTCGCCGAGACCCCGATCACCACCGAGGTCGACGAGGACGCCGGCGTCGTCCACGTGTCCCGGCGCATGGCCGACGCCGCCTGCCCGCCGTTCTACGCGAAGTCCACCGGCATCACCGGGCGGATCACCCGCTGGCAGGACATCGAGTACACCCCGCCGTGCCTGTACAAGCTGCACTCGCGGATCGCGCCGGCCGGCGTCCTACCGAACTCCGACGGCACCGACCCGGACGCGTTCCACGTCGAGGTCGTCTACGCGATCACCCCGGAGACCGAGCACTCGACGCACGACTTCTGGGCCGTCGCCCGCGACTTCGCGCTCGACGACCAGGGCGTCTCGGACTTCCTCGCGGAGAGCAACCGCACGGTCGTGCTTCAGGACGTCGCCGCGCTCGACGTACTGGAGCGGGTGATCGCGACCGAGCCGGACGGCTACCAGGAGCTGTCGATCAACATCGACACCGGAGGCCTCGCCGCCCGGCGCATGCTGGCCCGGATGGCCGCGGGCGATCGGGCGGGGGGCGATCGGGCGGCGGGCGATCGGGCCGGCGATCCGGCTGCGGTATGA